The following are encoded in a window of Scophthalmus maximus strain ysfricsl-2021 chromosome 6, ASM2237912v1, whole genome shotgun sequence genomic DNA:
- the avil gene encoding advillin, giving the protein MEYTFRAITHSPGIIIWRIEKLELVQVPKKAFGSFYDGDCYILLSTQKVSSSLSYDLHYWIGSQSSQDEQGAAAVYTIQMDEFLGSTPVQHREVQNHESDAFRGYFKQGIIYKKGGVASGMRHTETNTYDVKRLLHVKGKKRVIGTEVEMSWMSFNLGDVFLLDIGKIIVQWNGPNSNKQEKLKGMLLAKDIRDRERGGRAEIKLIEGEAESNSPQNMDILNNVLGERTSQLTDGPSDEITDQKQKAKLTLYHVSDADGQMKVTEVASRPLVQDLLNHDDCYLLDQGGAKIFVWKGKKANKAERQAAMARALEFIKVKNYPTTTNVETVNDGAESALFKQLFQRWTVKDQTQGLGKGYTRGKVAHVTQEKFDASLMHVMPEVAAQERMVDNGTGQVEVWRVENLELVPVDPQRHGYFYGGDCYLILYTYLVNNKQCYLLYIWQGRHATNDELAASAFQAVDLDQKYGGQPVQVRITMGKEPRHFMAIFKGKLVIFEGGTSRNGTSDPEPPTRLFQVHGSDPSNTKAIEVPALATSLNSNDVFLLKSQESGIFLWCGKGSSGDERAMAKEVSSVIGLSCSEEIVAEGQEPIEFWELLGGKAPYASDKRLQQMVLDHQPRLFECSNKTGRFIVTEVTQFTQDDLNEADVMLLDTWDQVFLWTGDEANEVERKEAVLTSQEYLHTHPGNRDPDTPIILVKQGFEPPTFTGWFTAWDPSKWSGGNSYEEMKKQLGDVVSPVHVTIEQNFVESEKNYPSFPLEALVNKLPNELPEGVDTTQKEKYLSDSDFRDVFGITKDDFVGLQPWKQLNMKKEKGMF; this is encoded by the exons ATGGAGTACACATTCAGAGCAATAACTCACAGCCCTGGGATTATAATCTGGAGAATCGAG AAATTGGAGCTGGTACAAGTCCCTAAGAAAGCGTTTGGAAGCTTTTATGATGGGGACTGTTACATACTTCTGTCT ACACAGAAGGTGAGCAGCTCTCTTTCTTATGATCTCCACTACTGGATTGGCTCACAGTCCTCTCAGGATGAACAGGGTGCAGCAGCTGTTTATACCATACAGATGGATGAATTTCTGGGGTCCACTCCGGTCCAGCATCGCGAAGTTCAGAACCACGAGTCTGATGCCTTCAGGGGATACTTCAAACAAGGAATAAT CTATAAGAAAGGGGGAGTTGCATCAGGTATGAGGCACACTGAAACCAACACCTATGACGTTAAGAGACTGCTTCATGtcaaagggaagaaaagagtGATTGGCACCGAG GTGGAAATGAGCTGGATGAGCTTCAACCTtggagatgtgtttttgttggatATTGGAAAGATCATTGTTCAGTGGAACGGACCAAACAgtaacaaacaggaaaaacttAAG GGCATGTTGTTGGCCAAAGacatcagagacagagagagaggaggtcggGCGGAGATCAAACTGATCgagggagaagcagagagcAACTCTCCGCAGAACATGGACATCCTGAATAATGTTCTCGGAGAAAGAACATCCCAGCTGACAGACGGACCTTCTGATGAAATCACGGACCAGAAACAGAAGGCCAAACTCACTCTTTACCA TGTGTCCGATGCTGATGGCCAGATGAAGGTGACAGAAGTTGCTAGCAGACCACTGGTTCAGGATCTCCTCAACCATGAT GACTGCTACCTCCTGGACCAGGGAGGGGCGAAAATCTTTGTATGGAAGGGAAAGAAGGCAAACAAAGCTGAAAGACAGGCTGCTATGGCCAGAGCTTTG GAATTTATCAAAGTCAAAAACTACCCCACCACTACGAATGTGGAGACAGTGAATGATGGCGCAGAGTCGGCTCTTTTCAAGCAGCTGTTCCAGAGGTGGACAGTTAAAGACCAGACTCAAGGTCTGGGCAAAGGGTACACAAGAGGAAAAGTGG CACACGTCACACAGGAGAAATTTGACGCTTCTCTGATGCACGTGATGCCAGAAGTTGCTGCACAAGAGCGAATGGTGGACAATGGCACTGGTCAAGTAGAG GTCTGGAGAGTTGAGAATCTAGAGCTAGTCCCTGTGGACCCTCAGCGGCATGGATACTTCTATGGAGGAGACTGCTACCTCATCCTCTACACTTACTTGGTTAACAACAAGCAGTGTTACCTGCTCTACATTTGGCAG GGGCGCCATGCAACAAACGATGAACTGGCAGCTTCAGCATTTCAGGCTGTGGACTTGGATCAGAAGTATGGTGGGCAGCCAGTCCAAGTGAGAATAACCATGGGCAAAGAACCAAGACACTTCATGGCTATTTTCAAGGGTAAACTGGTCATCTTTGAG GGGGGCACATCTAGAAACGGAACCTCAGACCCAGAGCCTCCGACGAGACTGTTCCAGGTCCACGGCTCTGACCCATCCAACACAAAAGCCATTGAGGTTCCAGCCCTGGCCACCTCTCTCAACTCCAATGATGTGTTTTTGCTAAAGAGCCAGGAATCAGGAATTTTTCTGTGGTGTGGAAAG GGATCAAGTGGAGATGAGAGGGCCATGGCGAAGGAGgtcagctctgtgattggccTGAGCTGCTCAGAGGAGATTGTAGCAGAGGGTCAGGAGCCCATTGAATTCTGGGAATTGCTCGGAGGCAAAGCCCCGTATGCCAGTGACAAGAG ACTACAGCAGATGGTTTTAGACCACCAGCCACGTCTGTTTGAATGCTCCAATAAGACAGGCCGTTTCATTGTAACTGAGGTGACTCAGTTCACGCAGGATGACCTCAACGAGGCTGATGTCATGTTACTGGACACGTGGGACCAG GTATTTCTCTGGACTGGAGACGAGGCAAATGAGGTTGAGCGCAAAGAAGCAGTGCTCACAAGCCAAGAGTACCTGCACACCCACCCGGGCAACAGAGATCCAGACACCCCCATCATCCTGGTCAAGCAGGGTTTTGAGCCGCCCACCTTCACTGGGTGGTTCACAGCCTGGGATCCCTCCAAATGGAGT ggAGGAAACAGCtatgaagagatgaagaaacaGCTGGGAGATGTAGTGTCACCTGTTCATGTTACAATT GAGCAGAACTTTgttgaaagtgagaaaaactATCCATCCTTTCCACTTGAAGCTCTGGTCAACAAGCTCCCGAACGAGCTGCCTGAAGGTGTCGACACAACCCAGAAagag AAGTACCTCTCCGACTCAGACTTCCGCGACGTATTTGGCATCACCAAAGATGACTTTGTCGGGCTGCAACCATGGAAACAGCTGaacatgaagaaagaaaaagggatgttttga
- the si:ch1073-456m8.1 gene encoding leucine-rich repeat flightless-interacting protein 1 has translation MHSVTMDSSGSPKKRTFSRGLSEDESLRSIITENDSSSRRLTRSDSRAGTLKRRSDSQSEKELFMGLPDMMELQASYDEVVQELRGLEVERETLLFQVDVLQDTLEGVEELLAEAQREAGQASLELVQEREAKRKLESMVSSLMQEVERLKEERMNAPVHTHGSEDEATRQGRQMANDATERIQAVCREQSDASLCEPDGSESRGGASEEERQAEGAEEEESVITKLRRMVNKPLSQIPSLALENLLSEDGVHWRPFENVTDDGRDPSPDTNDSDNLSAYEDASAETPEQNRLFPGEGDTVDLPDDSENKEISPANNCQVNESETQDPKSPDACIVS, from the exons ATGCACTCGGTCACGATGGACAGCAGCGGGTCTCCGAAGAAGCGGACGTTCTCTCGGGGACTGAGCGAGGACGAGTCTCTCCGCAGCATTATAACAGAG AATGACAGCTCGTCCAGGCGTCTGACGCGGAGCGACAGCCGAGCAGGCAccctgaagaggaggagtgacaGTCAG TCTGAAAAGGAGCTCTTCATGGGACTCCCAGATATG ATGGAGCTGCAGGCCAGCTACGACGAGGTGGTGCAGGAGCTGCGTGGGCTGGAGGTCGAGCGAGAGACTCTGTTGTTCCAGGTGGACGTCCTGCAGGACACGCTGGAGggtgtggaggagctgctggccgAGGCTCAGAGGGAAGCTGGACAGGCTAGTTTG GAGTTGGTACAAGAGAGGGAGGccaagaggaagctggagagcATGGTCAGCTCTCTGATGCAAGAAGTGGAGAGATTAAAAGAG gAAAGGATGAATGCACCCGTCCATACACATGGAAGTGAAGATGAGGCGACAAGACAAGGACGCCAAATGGCAAATGATGCCACGGAGCGGATTCAAGCTGTATGCAGAGAACAAAGTGACGCGTCCCTGTGTGAACCTGACGGAAGTGAAAGCAGAGGTGGAgcgtctgaggaggagaggcaggctgaaggagccgaggaggaagagagcgtCATTACGAAGCTGCGGAGGATGGTCAATAAGCCCCTGAGCCAAATCCCCTCGCTCGCACTGGAAAACTTGCTCTCTGAAGACGGGGTCCACTGGAGGCCTTTTGAAAACGTCACCGATGACGGGAGAGATCCTTCGCCAGACACAAACGACTCCGACAACTTAAGTGCCTACGAGGATGCATCTGCTGAGACTCCAGAGCAGAATAGGCTCTTTCCAGGTGAGGGAGATACTGTGGACCTCCCTGATGATTCAGAGAATAAAGAGATAAGTCCAGCCAACAACTGTCAGGTCAATGAAAGTGAGACCCAAGATCCAAAAAGCCCTGATGCCTGCATTGTGTCTTAA